The following is a genomic window from Rhodothermia bacterium.
CGTCATTAGAGGATAAACCTGCTTAGAATTTCTTTCTGGACACATTCACACCATTTGGTAAGGCAGGCCGCGCTGCATCCCTAAGTCCTTCGCGAATTTCGTCTGTAACCACACCGGGGTTTACCACAAGTACTGGTCTAATGGCTAAAGAACCTTTAAAGGCAGAAATCCGCGCTTGATGGTTTCGGTAAACAGTCTTTGCATTTTCGTATGTCCCACGATGTAGAACGCTCATCTCGAAGTAATACTGTGATTGCGTTTCGGTGGGCTTTGATATGGCGCTGATGTGTTTGTAAACCGATAAACTCGTTAGAGGCTCACCACTCACGGCAGTTGTAAACAGGAAGAAACCAAATTGCTCGGTAAAATTGGGTCTGGTTTCGGTTCCGAATCGCTCATTGTGAATACCATCCACGACGGGAGTTGTTGCGCGGACTTGCTCCAACGCCCTGCTGATAAGGATTAATCGGTTTGGCTGGATGGTGGGGTATTTACGAATCTCTGCAAAAACGGTGGCGTTCCGGTCTCTTGACACGAGGAACTTGCAGGTACTTTCTGTTTTTTCCACCAAAGTCCAGAGCGAATCTACACTGACGGCTCCACCAAAGCAATGTACTCTTTGGGCTTGTACGTGAAATGCCGTAAAGAAGAGGAGAAGGAAAAGAAGTTTTTTCATGGCTTTTATTGTTTTTGAGAATGAAGGAGTTGATTTTTTTTCTCGCGAGATCTGTACAAATGGATTATCGAATTTTGAAAAAGGGGAGTATCAGCGAAAGGCGACTTCACAGCAAGTTCATAGAGGGCTTTGGTTTTGAGATCATGACTTTTTGAAATACAACATATGCGTGCTACATTCTTGTATCTTATGCCGAAAAGTAATGGGCAAATTAGGCTTTTTTGGGATGTTCTTACGAAAGTACTTGCGTGTCAAAAAACGCTTTCTTATATTTCAATCGTTTGAAAATTATCAAACAAAACAAAATTTACAAATGGCGCTTGAACTCTCGCCTTTACAAAATGAATTAGTTGTAGAATTTGGCAACATATATGAGAACTATGGTTTTCAGCGGATCAAGGGTCTCATTGTGGGCTTGCTCTTGGGCCAGCCGGAGCCAATGAGTCTTGACGACATTGTGGATGCATTGGGCCGATCGAAAGGTCCGATCTCGACAGCCGTCCGCGAGCTATCTACGATGGGCACTTTGCGCAAAGTAACAGGGCCGGAGAATAGACGGGACTACTATACCACCCATCCCGATCTTTTCTTCAATAACTTCATGTTCAACATGCAAACGGTGCGGCGCAATCGGCGCATTGCCGAGCAGTTTTTGAACGAAGTGACGCCAGACGCCCCCGGAAATGGGCATCTGATCCGGAATTTGGAACACATGCGTGCGTTTTACACCTTAATGGAAACGTTTTATCGCAACTTCTCGGAAGAGTGGAAGCAACAGCGACCCACCCCTATCCGTCCAGAAGAAGAGCGCTAACCTCATTTTACCAACCTAAACATCCAAACCCAAACAAAAACATGAAACCTCTCCGCACCATATGGGCCTGCGGCATGGCATTGCTTTGCTTGCTCGCCCCGACGGTAGCCGCCCAAACCATAAGCGGCATCGTTCGGGACGGTGGCTCCAATCTGCCGTTGCCCGGCGTTACGGTTGCTGTTGTCGGTTCCAATACCGGAACAGTAACCAATGTATCTGGCGCATATTCGCTCAATGTAGGCAAGGCTGGCACCTTTAGCATTCGTTATTCGTTTGTAGGCTATGCCGCCGAGACCCGCTCTGTTCTTTTGGCCGTTGGCAAAAACCAAACCTTAGACGTATCGCTGAGTCCGGTTATGTTGTCTGGAGACGAAGTGGTGGTTACAGCCTCGCGTCGTCCCGAAAAACTGACGGAAGCACCGGCGTCCATTAGTGTGATTACCGCGAAAGATTTCGACCAAATCGCCTCGTTCAATGTGGGTGAATTGGCCTCGAAAATTCAAGGCGTAGAGTTTGTGCGGACGGGTGTAACGGGCGTAGGCTTTAATGCGCGTGGGTTTAACAATGCGTTTAATGCAAAAGTTGTGGCAATGACCGATGGCCGTAACTCCATGATGGCGGGGGGGAGTGGCTTGCCGGCAGGAATTATGAACACAGTGATCAAAGAAGACATCGAGCGTTTGGAAGTGGTGCTTGGCCCGAATTCGGCGCTGTATGGCCCCAATGCACACAATGGCGTGGCCAATACCATTACCAAAGACCCACGTCGTTATCCGGGGACAACGGTGGCCTTCTCTGGCGGGAGCCAAAGCGTTCTGTCGGCGCGTTTGCGTCATGCACAATCTTTAGGAAGCAAACTTGCGTTTAAAGTAACGGGTGAGTTTACGAAAGGTGAAGATTTTGATTTTACGGACAGTGTTTTTGTGGGTGGATCGGTTTATGGGCGTGTGCGCTCGGTTCCCGAACGCAATTTAGACCACACCTTCCAGCACATTCGCGGAGAAGGCCATTTATACTTTACCCCAAAAGCCGGAAACGACTTCATTTTGTCTTATGGCGGTAGTGTGAATGACTTCTTGAGCGTCAACAATGTGGGACGCAACCAAATCCAAGACTGGAAATTCTCGTATGCACAAGCCCGTTATGTCTCGCCTCGTCTTTTTGGTCAGGTCTATTATACGTGGACGGATGTTGGCACTTCGTATGGGATTACACCCTATACCCGCGATTATACCAACCGAATAAACAGCACCATCACGGATCCGGCCAGTCCTTTCTTTCCGTCTGTTGGCCGCCTCTCCTCCCAAGCTGCCGAAACCTTTGGCCTGCGCTTGGGGAACCAGTTCAAAGAAAAATCGGGACGTCTAAATGCGGAACTTCAGTACAATACTGCCATCGAGCCGCTCGGTATAAACCTTGTTGCTTCTGCCAGTTACCAAAAAGACAGTCCGAACACCTATGGAACCTCGATTGCGGACAGCACCGTTCCGGGACAAGAAGGAACCCTCATCGAGATTACCCAAATGGGCGCTGCGCTACAATTGGAAAAAGCCTTGCCTGCCGGATTTAAATTGGTTGCTGCTGGTCGCTTAGACAACCACAGCAGTTTTGGCAATCAGTTTGCGCCAAAAGTTGCAGTTGTAAAAACGGTTGGTGATGGAGCCTTCCGCGCAAGCTATGGACGTGCATTCTCCAATCCGTTAATTCTCTTCCAATACGCCTACATCTTTAATATTGTATATGGCAATGGGCAAGGCATTCGCTACATCCCCAATGGCGCCAATGTAAATGATGCTTCTGCCATTAAGACCACCGATCCACTCCGTCCGGAGCAAATCGGAACCTATGAAGTAGGTTATAAAGGCACGTTCAACAAAAAAGTATTTGTGGATGTGGCGGGTTATTATGGGAAAACCAAAGACTTCCTTAGCCCCACGATTGGGGTTCTGGGCCGCGCACTCACGATGGGCGATATTGAGATCAAAAATACCGCCGTTCCGGGAGCTGTAAATGCTTCTGGTGTACTCTCCGGCGCACAGTTTCTGACCTATTTCAATTATGGTCAAGTGGATGCATGGGGCGTTGATCTTGGAGTAAACTACTACCTGAACAAAAGCGCAACGCTGGGTGTGAAGTATTCTTGGTTCGACTCCGACATCACCGATGGCGATATTAAAAACGACGCCAACCGCGATGGTGCTGTCTCCGCCGAGGAACGTAGTCTGAATGCGCCAAATCACCGCGTGGCAGGTACCTTGAGTTTGGCAAACATTGCCGGAAAGCCGCTTTTTGCCAATATCTCGGCACGTTGGGTACAAGAATATGACTTCTACTCTGGCAACCAAATTGGTACGGCAGCAGGTGAGGGCAAACGTGGTGTGGTATCGGTAACGCTACCAAGTGGTGTAACGGCAAACTACCTTAAGAACTGGAATCATGGTGCATTGGGTGGCTTTACAACCGTTGACCTGAGCATGGGCTATGCCCTAAACAAAATGTTCTCGTTGGGCGCTGCGGTAAGCAATGTGTTTAATGTAGAACAACGCGAGTTTGTTGGCTCGCCCTCTATCGGACGCTTGATTTCTTTTGAACTAAAGGCCAACCTGAGATAATCTTTTGAACGGAAGGGCGGTATTTTTTTCGGGAACTGCCGCCCATTTTTTGCCCCACCCTTCTTATCCAACCGACCTCCACACAAGGGCGGTTCCTCATATCGAAATGCGAAAAGCCAAAATTATCGGAACAGGGTTGTATGCACCGGATCGGGTCATCCCCAATGCACACTTTAATGAAATGTATCAGCAGGATGTGGATGCTTTTCTGCGTGAAAACCGCAATATCTTTGAGCGGCGATACATGACAGAAGGTCAAACCACCTCCGATCTGGCCGCCGAAGCTGGTCGCCGCGCCATTGAAAATGCTGGACTTAGACCGGAAGACATTCAGTTGGTCGTGGTGGCAACCGATACGCCCGATTTTCTCTCGCCCTCTACAGCAGCTATCGTGCAACATAAGGTGGGTGCGACTGGGGCTGGCTCGTTTGATGTGAATACCGCTTGTGCTGGATTTGCTACGGCCTTAGATATAGGCAGTAAATACATTGGTGCAGATGTCCGCTATCGGTATGTATTGGTCATCGGGGCCTATGGCATGAGCCGTTTTTTAGACTTCCGAGACCGCAATGTCGCTACCCTTTTTGCCGATGGCGCTGGAGCCGCCGTCCTTACACCCTCTAACGACGAAAGCGGAGTACTGGCTTCGCGCTTGTGGTCGGATGGGCAGTACAGCGACTACATGGGGCTATATGTGGGTGGCGCGGCTACCCCACCAACAGAAGTCCTCGTCCATGATCAACAACATTTGCTTCAATTCCGGAAAAAATTCCCCAAAACCTTTAATTTTGACCTCTGGACGGGGGTGATTGAGGAATTGTGTGACGACTTGGGCATTACACCACACGATGTAGATCGTTATTTCTTTACCCAAATCAATATCCTCACCATCCGGGAAGTCCTGACACATTTCGACCTTCCCGAACATAAAACCCATTACATCATGGATCGGTATGGCTATACCGGAAGTGCCGCCATTCCGATGGCCTTGGCGGATGCACATGCGGTAGGAAAACTCCAGCGGGGCGAACTCGTGTTTATCGTCACTTCTGGGGGGGGAGCCGCTATGGCCGCGCTTGCCCTTCGGTGGTAAGGCTTTTTTATCCTTAAATCTGTTCCGAAACAAACACCTCGCATCATGGACGCACACGTAATTGGCTGGCTGTTTTTTGGCGTTTATATCGCTTTTATGGCTTATGCCACCTACTTAGGCCTTAAACAAAGCAAGGGTTTGGCCTCTTTTTCGGTGGGCAACCGCCAGATAAACCCGATTTGGGTGGGCTTGTCCTTGGCGGCAAACCTGACAAGTGCAGCCACCTTTGTCATCAATCCGGGCTTGGTGTATCATTTTGGCTTGGCCGGATTTTTTGGATACGCTGTTGCTACTCCTT
Proteins encoded in this region:
- a CDS encoding transcriptional regulator, which translates into the protein MALELSPLQNELVVEFGNIYENYGFQRIKGLIVGLLLGQPEPMSLDDIVDALGRSKGPISTAVRELSTMGTLRKVTGPENRRDYYTTHPDLFFNNFMFNMQTVRRNRRIAEQFLNEVTPDAPGNGHLIRNLEHMRAFYTLMETFYRNFSEEWKQQRPTPIRPEEER
- a CDS encoding TonB-dependent receptor, yielding MKPLRTIWACGMALLCLLAPTVAAQTISGIVRDGGSNLPLPGVTVAVVGSNTGTVTNVSGAYSLNVGKAGTFSIRYSFVGYAAETRSVLLAVGKNQTLDVSLSPVMLSGDEVVVTASRRPEKLTEAPASISVITAKDFDQIASFNVGELASKIQGVEFVRTGVTGVGFNARGFNNAFNAKVVAMTDGRNSMMAGGSGLPAGIMNTVIKEDIERLEVVLGPNSALYGPNAHNGVANTITKDPRRYPGTTVAFSGGSQSVLSARLRHAQSLGSKLAFKVTGEFTKGEDFDFTDSVFVGGSVYGRVRSVPERNLDHTFQHIRGEGHLYFTPKAGNDFILSYGGSVNDFLSVNNVGRNQIQDWKFSYAQARYVSPRLFGQVYYTWTDVGTSYGITPYTRDYTNRINSTITDPASPFFPSVGRLSSQAAETFGLRLGNQFKEKSGRLNAELQYNTAIEPLGINLVASASYQKDSPNTYGTSIADSTVPGQEGTLIEITQMGAALQLEKALPAGFKLVAAGRLDNHSSFGNQFAPKVAVVKTVGDGAFRASYGRAFSNPLILFQYAYIFNIVYGNGQGIRYIPNGANVNDASAIKTTDPLRPEQIGTYEVGYKGTFNKKVFVDVAGYYGKTKDFLSPTIGVLGRALTMGDIEIKNTAVPGAVNASGVLSGAQFLTYFNYGQVDAWGVDLGVNYYLNKSATLGVKYSWFDSDITDGDIKNDANRDGAVSAEERSLNAPNHRVAGTLSLANIAGKPLFANISARWVQEYDFYSGNQIGTAAGEGKRGVVSVTLPSGVTANYLKNWNHGALGGFTTVDLSMGYALNKMFSLGAAVSNVFNVEQREFVGSPSIGRLISFELKANLR
- a CDS encoding ketoacyl-ACP synthase III translates to MRKAKIIGTGLYAPDRVIPNAHFNEMYQQDVDAFLRENRNIFERRYMTEGQTTSDLAAEAGRRAIENAGLRPEDIQLVVVATDTPDFLSPSTAAIVQHKVGATGAGSFDVNTACAGFATALDIGSKYIGADVRYRYVLVIGAYGMSRFLDFRDRNVATLFADGAGAAVLTPSNDESGVLASRLWSDGQYSDYMGLYVGGAATPPTEVLVHDQQHLLQFRKKFPKTFNFDLWTGVIEELCDDLGITPHDVDRYFFTQINILTIREVLTHFDLPEHKTHYIMDRYGYTGSAAIPMALADAHAVGKLQRGELVFIVTSGGGAAMAALALRW